A region from the Oceanidesulfovibrio marinus genome encodes:
- a CDS encoding 4Fe-4S dicluster domain-containing protein produces the protein MARVTILDERCKGCMLCTTVCPKDVLAQSDRFNQQGYKVVEVVDEESCTGCTACAMICPDYAIRVYKPVKPKAKAESKEAGQ, from the coding sequence ATGGCCCGCGTGACCATACTCGATGAACGGTGCAAGGGTTGTATGCTCTGCACCACGGTCTGCCCCAAGGATGTCCTGGCGCAGTCCGATCGCTTCAACCAGCAGGGGTACAAGGTCGTGGAGGTCGTGGACGAGGAATCGTGCACGGGTTGCACAGCTTGCGCCATGATCTGTCCGGATTACGCAATCCGGGTCTACAAGCCGGTCAAGCCCAAGGCGAAAGCCGAATCCAAGGAGGCAGGACAATGA
- a CDS encoding slipin family protein has translation MPFSGVGIIIAIVVLFLVAALKILREYERGVVFRLGRVIGAKGPGLIILIPIIDRMVKTSLRVLVLDVPNQDVITYDNVSIKVNAVVYFRVIDPVKAIIEVEDFLYATSQLAQTTLRSVCGGVELDTILAHRDKINNEIQTILDEQTDPWGIKVISVEVKHIDLPQEMQRAMARQAEAERDRRAKVINAEGEFQASKRLSEAAEIISAHPQALQLRYLQTLVEMSSEGSTTIIPLPLDLLSLVKKPE, from the coding sequence ATGCCTTTTTCAGGTGTCGGCATCATCATTGCCATCGTCGTGCTGTTCCTTGTCGCTGCGCTCAAGATCCTTCGAGAGTATGAACGCGGCGTCGTCTTCCGGTTGGGACGCGTTATCGGCGCGAAAGGTCCCGGGCTCATCATCCTGATTCCCATCATCGACCGTATGGTGAAGACCAGCCTGCGCGTGCTTGTGCTCGACGTGCCCAATCAGGACGTCATCACCTACGATAACGTCTCCATCAAGGTGAATGCGGTCGTCTACTTCCGGGTGATCGATCCGGTGAAAGCCATTATAGAGGTCGAGGACTTCCTCTACGCCACGTCGCAGCTTGCCCAGACCACCCTGCGTTCAGTCTGCGGCGGTGTGGAGCTTGATACGATCCTTGCCCATCGCGACAAGATCAACAATGAGATCCAGACCATTCTGGACGAACAAACCGATCCGTGGGGCATCAAGGTCATCAGCGTTGAGGTCAAACACATCGACCTGCCGCAGGAAATGCAGCGCGCCATGGCCCGGCAGGCCGAGGCGGAACGCGACCGCCGCGCCAAGGTCATCAACGCCGAAGGCGAGTTCCAGGCGTCCAAGCGGCTTTCCGAGGCGGCCGAGATTATCTCCGCCCATCCCCAGGCGTTGCAGTTGCGATACCTGCAAACCCTGGTCGAGATGAGCTCCGAGGGCAGCACCACCATTATTCCGCTACCACTCGACCTGCTCAGCCTGGTAAAAAAACCGGAATAG
- a CDS encoding ParA family protein, with the protein MARKIVVANQKGGVGKTTSSVNLAASLAVMEKKVLVIDCDPQANASSGLGVDGDNAPLSLYSVFFEPDKASEAVMETSSPFVWLIPASQDLVGAEIELIDKIGREYFLQDVLRSIEDEYDFIILDCPPSLGLLTLNALCAARELLIPLQCEYYALEGIAKLLNTYEQVRARLNPRLTILGVLLTMYDVRNKLSRQVKKEVRKCFPDKMFETIIPRNVRLSEAPSYGMTILSYDIKSKGAEAYLSLAKEVVTRKAPAIAA; encoded by the coding sequence GTGGCGCGTAAAATTGTTGTAGCAAACCAAAAAGGCGGAGTGGGCAAGACCACGTCCTCTGTCAATCTTGCCGCTTCGCTTGCCGTGATGGAAAAAAAAGTTCTCGTAATCGACTGCGATCCGCAGGCCAATGCCAGCAGCGGACTCGGTGTCGATGGCGATAACGCGCCGCTCTCACTCTACTCGGTATTCTTTGAGCCGGACAAGGCGTCTGAAGCTGTTATGGAAACATCCTCGCCGTTTGTTTGGCTCATTCCCGCCTCGCAGGACCTCGTCGGTGCGGAGATCGAACTCATCGACAAAATAGGCCGCGAGTACTTTCTGCAGGACGTTCTCCGGAGCATCGAGGATGAGTACGATTTCATCATCCTCGACTGCCCCCCTTCCCTGGGCCTGCTGACATTGAATGCCTTGTGCGCCGCGCGGGAGCTGCTCATACCGCTCCAGTGCGAGTACTACGCCCTGGAAGGCATCGCCAAGCTGCTTAACACCTACGAACAGGTCCGCGCACGACTGAACCCGAGACTCACCATCCTCGGCGTGCTGCTCACCATGTACGATGTGCGTAACAAGCTCTCGCGGCAGGTGAAAAAGGAAGTGCGGAAATGCTTCCCGGACAAGATGTTCGAGACGATCATTCCCAGGAACGTCCGGCTTTCCGAAGCCCCCAGCTACGGAATGACCATCCTTTCGTACGATATCAAATCAAAAGGCGCCGAGGCGTACCTCTCCCTGGCCAAGGAAGTGGTAACGCGCAAGGCGCCCGCGATTGCAGCGTGA
- the rfaE1 gene encoding D-glycero-beta-D-manno-heptose-7-phosphate kinase yields MSRKNVDRDALIASLGSLNGSQVLVVGDLMLDHYLVGNVERISPEAPVPVVTVKSEHLLLGGAGNVALNIARLGGDPYLIGVTGSDDNAENLRQLVAMEELEGSLVSVDDRPTTIKTRIIAQNQQVARVDKEISKPLTLEQTRGVLNAIAEIIDEFEVIVLSDYGKGLVTMEFMDAFRALVLAQDRPPKVLVDPKLKNFNLYKGAYCVTPNSKEALEAAHRLQFESRVDVLRTGASIFRQLACEHVLITLGPNGMALFDTPSEVFHFPTVAKRVFDVTGAGDTVIATLGVSLAAGHDLLTAALLANYAAGNVIGEVGTATTTQEALINAIRYGHAPEIVTWLSEKEGASS; encoded by the coding sequence ATGTCTCGCAAAAACGTCGATCGTGATGCTCTTATCGCGTCTCTGGGCAGCCTCAACGGGAGTCAGGTTCTCGTGGTCGGCGATCTCATGCTCGATCACTACCTGGTGGGCAACGTGGAGCGCATCTCTCCCGAGGCTCCGGTCCCTGTTGTTACTGTCAAATCCGAACATCTGCTCCTGGGCGGCGCCGGCAACGTGGCGCTTAATATCGCGCGTCTCGGCGGCGATCCCTACCTTATCGGGGTGACCGGTTCTGATGACAACGCCGAGAACCTGCGCCAGCTTGTGGCCATGGAGGAGCTTGAAGGCAGCCTTGTCAGCGTGGACGACCGCCCTACCACCATCAAGACGCGTATCATTGCTCAGAACCAGCAGGTGGCCCGTGTGGACAAGGAGATATCCAAACCGCTGACCCTCGAGCAGACCAGGGGCGTGCTCAACGCCATCGCCGAGATCATCGACGAGTTCGAGGTCATCGTTCTTTCGGATTACGGCAAGGGCCTCGTGACCATGGAGTTCATGGACGCCTTCCGCGCGCTGGTGCTGGCGCAGGATCGCCCTCCCAAGGTCCTTGTCGATCCCAAGCTCAAGAACTTCAACCTTTACAAAGGCGCCTACTGCGTTACTCCCAACTCCAAGGAAGCTCTGGAGGCAGCCCACAGGCTGCAGTTCGAAAGCCGTGTGGATGTTCTCCGCACCGGCGCATCCATCTTCCGCCAGCTTGCCTGCGAGCACGTGCTTATCACCCTGGGCCCCAACGGCATGGCGCTGTTTGACACGCCCTCGGAGGTCTTCCACTTCCCAACCGTGGCAAAGCGTGTGTTCGATGTGACAGGCGCAGGCGATACCGTGATCGCGACGCTGGGCGTCAGCCTCGCGGCCGGGCACGATCTGCTCACCGCAGCCTTGCTGGCCAACTACGCCGCCGGCAACGTCATCGGCGAGGTCGGCACGGCAACCACCACGCAGGAAGCGCTGATCAACGCCATCCGCTACGGCCATGCACCGGAGATTGTTACCTGGCTGAGCGAGAAGGAAGGCGCTTCGTCATGA
- the queA gene encoding tRNA preQ1(34) S-adenosylmethionine ribosyltransferase-isomerase QueA, with amino-acid sequence MNEFDLDAYDFELPQECIATHPTAERSASRLLVVDRASKVLTDEQTKDVASLLPKGALLVVNDTRVVPARLHGRRDTGGKVEFLLLTPIPCMDVRAIHDGWSAADVEGLVKSSKGPKPGERIPLGTGVAMVMGEKGEFGRSHVTMEWQGDLAARLEENGEMPLPPYLGRAPEDSDSRRYQTEFARAEKAGSVAAPTAGLHFDAGIRASLEDAGIEIATVSLYVGYGTFSPVRAQDIREHVMHAEFAELTAETAEQIRRAKEQGRPVIPVGTTSLRTLEGAYAATGDIAPFRGWIDIFIKPPYTPMVADGLFTNFHLPKSSLFILVSALAGREFMQRAYAHARDSGYRFFSYGDAMLIL; translated from the coding sequence ATGAACGAGTTTGATTTGGATGCGTACGATTTCGAGCTGCCCCAGGAGTGCATAGCCACGCACCCCACGGCAGAACGAAGCGCATCGCGTTTATTGGTTGTGGACCGCGCGAGCAAAGTCCTTACAGATGAGCAAACGAAAGACGTGGCCTCGCTGCTGCCCAAGGGCGCACTGCTGGTGGTCAACGATACCCGCGTGGTGCCGGCGCGTTTGCACGGCCGGCGGGATACCGGCGGCAAGGTGGAGTTCCTGCTGCTCACGCCCATTCCGTGCATGGACGTGCGCGCTATCCATGACGGCTGGTCGGCCGCGGACGTCGAAGGGCTGGTGAAGTCCAGCAAGGGTCCCAAGCCTGGCGAGCGCATCCCGCTGGGCACGGGCGTGGCCATGGTCATGGGCGAGAAGGGCGAGTTCGGCCGAAGCCATGTAACCATGGAGTGGCAGGGCGATCTGGCGGCCAGACTGGAAGAGAATGGGGAGATGCCGCTGCCGCCGTATCTGGGTCGCGCTCCGGAGGACTCGGACAGCCGGCGCTACCAGACCGAGTTCGCCAGGGCGGAGAAGGCCGGGTCCGTGGCCGCGCCTACGGCCGGTCTGCATTTTGACGCCGGCATCCGCGCCAGCCTGGAGGATGCGGGCATCGAGATCGCCACGGTAAGCCTGTACGTGGGCTACGGCACCTTCAGCCCGGTGCGGGCGCAGGATATCCGCGAGCATGTGATGCACGCCGAGTTCGCCGAGCTCACGGCCGAGACGGCCGAGCAGATTCGTCGGGCCAAGGAACAGGGCCGGCCGGTTATCCCTGTGGGCACCACCAGCCTGCGCACACTGGAGGGGGCCTACGCCGCCACCGGCGATATCGCGCCGTTCAGGGGTTGGATAGACATCTTCATCAAGCCGCCGTACACACCCATGGTGGCGGACGGTTTGTTTACAAACTTTCACCTGCCCAAATCATCGCTGTTCATCCTGGTGAGCGCGCTTGCCGGAAGGGAGTTTATGCAACGCGCCTATGCGCATGCCCGCGACAGCGGGTACCGTTTTTTCTCCTATGGCGACGCTATGCTTATTCTGTAA
- a CDS encoding GAK system XXXCH domain-containing protein: protein MNFKQVKVLMDQCFQSIEESAKSGEMPSLDDVNEFIRLVKRMSTFTREDWADDFEDFNYMANQLHHAVNKGELGNAIQIVESLNDAQTYCHQSHRY from the coding sequence ATGAATTTCAAGCAAGTTAAAGTTTTGATGGATCAATGCTTTCAGAGCATTGAAGAAAGCGCCAAGTCCGGCGAGATGCCCTCTTTGGACGACGTGAACGAGTTTATCCGCCTTGTGAAGCGGATGTCGACATTTACGAGGGAAGACTGGGCGGACGATTTTGAAGACTTCAACTACATGGCGAACCAACTTCACCACGCAGTCAACAAGGGCGAGCTGGGCAACGCCATACAGATCGTCGAATCCCTGAACGATGCGCAGACCTACTGCCATCAGTCGCACAGGTACTGA
- the coaBC gene encoding bifunctional phosphopantothenoylcysteine decarboxylase/phosphopantothenate--cysteine ligase CoaBC translates to MDSHLTFTGFRDRRIHLGVTGSIAAFKALDLLRDWKRAGIQVGASLTESAQEFVTPLSMQALGADPVDTKLFPAGDNVYAHLAPGQGAHCYAIAPATANILAKLAYGLADDVVSCQVLAHPGPIIVAPAMNPNMWLNPAVQENWQKLQERFMICLAPDSGEVACGDMGTGRLARHELIFLHGLKALSPQDLSGTRVLVTLGPTREYFDPVRFWSNPSSGTMGASIAVAAWLRGADVTAICGPVSLWLPPGIHRISVTSAVEMHEAATDIWPSADVAVCTAAVADFAPKPYGETKFKKTGEPLQVEFSANPDIIAALSNTRHVRQRIIGFAAETGDLAQLAREKRERKGMDIIVANHVLTPGAGFAAPTNEVTVIDANGREESWPTLPKTEVAWRLLDWLSLL, encoded by the coding sequence GTGGACAGCCATCTCACTTTCACCGGTTTCCGTGACCGCCGCATCCACCTGGGCGTGACCGGAAGCATAGCCGCCTTCAAAGCGCTTGATCTGCTGCGTGACTGGAAGCGCGCCGGAATCCAGGTGGGCGCGAGCCTGACCGAGAGCGCGCAGGAGTTCGTCACGCCCCTGTCCATGCAGGCCCTGGGCGCCGACCCCGTCGATACGAAGCTCTTCCCCGCGGGCGACAACGTCTACGCGCACCTCGCCCCCGGGCAGGGAGCCCATTGCTACGCCATAGCGCCGGCAACCGCAAACATCCTGGCCAAGCTGGCTTACGGCCTGGCTGATGATGTGGTGAGCTGCCAGGTCCTGGCTCATCCCGGTCCCATCATCGTCGCACCGGCCATGAACCCCAACATGTGGCTGAACCCGGCGGTGCAGGAGAATTGGCAGAAGCTCCAGGAGCGCTTCATGATCTGCCTGGCGCCCGACAGTGGGGAGGTCGCCTGCGGCGACATGGGCACGGGCCGGCTTGCCCGGCACGAGCTCATCTTCCTGCACGGCCTCAAGGCATTGAGCCCGCAGGACCTTTCCGGCACGCGCGTCCTTGTCACGCTGGGGCCCACGCGGGAGTACTTCGACCCTGTCCGCTTCTGGTCCAACCCGTCCTCCGGCACCATGGGCGCGTCCATTGCCGTGGCCGCCTGGCTGCGCGGCGCGGATGTCACGGCCATCTGCGGCCCTGTATCCCTGTGGCTGCCGCCGGGCATCCACCGCATCTCCGTGACCTCTGCCGTCGAGATGCACGAGGCCGCAACGGACATTTGGCCCAGCGCCGACGTGGCCGTCTGTACGGCCGCCGTGGCTGACTTCGCCCCCAAACCATACGGCGAGACGAAGTTCAAGAAGACCGGTGAGCCATTGCAGGTGGAGTTCTCCGCCAATCCGGACATTATAGCCGCGTTGTCCAACACCCGGCACGTACGGCAGCGCATTATCGGCTTTGCGGCCGAAACCGGTGACCTGGCCCAGCTTGCGCGTGAGAAGCGCGAGCGCAAGGGCATGGACATTATCGTGGCCAACCATGTTCTGACGCCCGGGGCAGGCTTTGCCGCGCCCACCAATGAGGTCACCGTCATCGATGCCAACGGCCGCGAGGAAAGCTGGCCCACGCTTCCGAAAACAGAGGTTGCCTGGAGGCTGCTCGATTGGCTTTCTCTTCTCTGA
- a CDS encoding ParB/RepB/Spo0J family partition protein yields MAHTSRGLGKGLDALLKGFNEQPTDVEVKTIPVASIVPNPFQPRKEFSEEALAELAESIRNQGVLQPILVRTAPDSSPGHFELVAGERRLRAAKMAGLQDIPCLVRELDDEQSLTIAIVENLQREDLNIIEEALGLKQLQDRLNLSQEDLARKVGKSRPAVANTLRLLQLPDHIINLVMEGQVSGGHARSLLGVTDSDSQEALLAWILEYGVSVRQVEEAVSYWKENGELPSLDGGGHAPARKKKKPMKAAETPRELHSYASRISEEYQFKVSISGSEDTGRISIRYSSRDQLDIFLKKLGVS; encoded by the coding sequence ATGGCTCATACTTCACGTGGCCTCGGCAAAGGACTGGATGCCCTGCTCAAAGGTTTCAACGAGCAACCCACTGATGTCGAGGTTAAAACTATTCCTGTCGCTTCCATTGTTCCGAACCCGTTCCAGCCGCGCAAGGAGTTCTCCGAGGAAGCGCTTGCAGAGCTTGCAGAATCCATCCGTAACCAGGGCGTTCTGCAGCCTATACTGGTGCGAACCGCACCGGACTCCAGCCCCGGACACTTCGAGCTCGTGGCCGGCGAACGCCGTCTGCGTGCAGCCAAGATGGCCGGCCTTCAGGACATTCCCTGCCTTGTCCGCGAGCTTGATGACGAGCAGAGCCTGACCATAGCCATTGTGGAGAACCTCCAGCGGGAGGATCTGAACATCATCGAAGAGGCGCTCGGACTCAAGCAGCTCCAGGACAGGCTCAATCTGTCGCAAGAAGACCTTGCGCGCAAGGTTGGAAAAAGCCGCCCTGCCGTGGCGAACACGCTCCGGCTCCTTCAGCTGCCGGACCACATCATCAACCTTGTGATGGAAGGCCAGGTCAGCGGCGGCCATGCCCGCTCACTGCTTGGCGTCACGGATAGCGACAGCCAGGAGGCGTTGCTGGCCTGGATTCTCGAGTACGGCGTCTCTGTTCGCCAGGTGGAAGAAGCCGTCTCCTATTGGAAGGAGAACGGCGAGCTGCCCAGTCTGGACGGCGGCGGCCATGCCCCTGCCCGCAAGAAGAAAAAGCCCATGAAAGCAGCAGAAACACCGCGAGAGCTGCACTCCTACGCCAGCCGTATCTCAGAGGAATACCAGTTCAAAGTCTCCATATCCGGTTCGGAGGACACCGGCCGTATCTCCATTCGTTACTCCAGCCGTGACCAGCTCGATATCTTCCTGAAAAAACTTGGAGTATCCTGA
- a CDS encoding 3-methyl-2-oxobutanoate dehydrogenase subunit VorB — MSSARDGERIFIKGNEAVAHGALAAGCRCYFGYPITPQNDIPELLSSLIPAAGGQFVQAESEVAAANMLLGAASCGVRAFTSSSSPGISLMQEAISYMAGSQLPGVIVNMVRGGPGLGDIGPSQGDYFQAVKGGGHGDYRLFVLAPATCQEAYDFMIEAFHLAFKYRNPVMVLGDAILGQMKEPVTTWTPAAGDPLYHDDTEGAEWRLEGKGERPARLLKSLYLEEGALATHNRMLVAKHESMEQDARAEEFLCDDAELIVAAFGSIGRIVKSTVRNLRAKGHKVGLFRPITLFPFPTKQIDALAAQGKRFLTIEHNTGQMVDDVRLAVRHHADSAFFGCMPGDLPSPEDFVEPILNVLEGK, encoded by the coding sequence ATGAGCTCCGCGCGAGACGGCGAACGTATATTCATCAAAGGCAACGAGGCCGTGGCGCACGGCGCCCTGGCCGCCGGTTGCCGTTGCTACTTCGGCTATCCCATCACGCCGCAGAACGACATTCCGGAGCTGCTCTCCTCGCTCATCCCGGCCGCCGGCGGCCAGTTCGTCCAGGCGGAAAGCGAGGTGGCGGCGGCCAACATGCTGCTGGGCGCGGCTTCGTGCGGCGTGCGCGCGTTCACCTCGTCGTCCAGCCCGGGCATATCCCTCATGCAGGAGGCCATCTCCTACATGGCCGGCTCGCAGCTGCCCGGCGTCATCGTGAACATGGTGCGCGGCGGCCCCGGCCTGGGCGATATCGGTCCTTCCCAGGGCGACTACTTCCAGGCGGTCAAGGGCGGCGGCCACGGCGACTATCGCCTTTTTGTGCTCGCGCCGGCCACCTGCCAGGAAGCATATGATTTCATGATCGAGGCGTTCCACCTAGCTTTCAAGTACCGCAACCCGGTCATGGTGCTGGGCGATGCGATCCTCGGCCAGATGAAGGAGCCCGTGACCACGTGGACGCCGGCTGCCGGTGATCCGCTCTATCACGACGACACCGAGGGCGCCGAGTGGCGCCTGGAAGGCAAGGGCGAACGCCCGGCGCGGCTGCTCAAATCCTTGTATCTGGAGGAGGGCGCCCTGGCGACCCACAACAGGATGCTCGTGGCCAAGCACGAGTCCATGGAGCAGGACGCCCGCGCCGAGGAGTTCCTCTGCGACGACGCCGAGCTGATCGTCGCGGCCTTCGGCTCCATCGGCCGCATCGTCAAGTCCACGGTGCGCAACCTGCGCGCAAAGGGCCACAAGGTCGGCCTGTTCCGGCCCATCACCCTGTTCCCCTTCCCCACGAAGCAGATCGACGCGCTGGCCGCACAGGGCAAGCGCTTCCTGACCATCGAGCACAACACGGGCCAGATGGTCGACGACGTGCGGCTGGCCGTACGTCACCACGCCGACTCCGCGTTCTTCGGCTGCATGCCCGGCGATCTGCCGAGCCCCGAGGACTTCGTGGAACCCATCCTCAACGTTTTGGAGGGCAAGTAG
- a CDS encoding NfeD family protein — translation MANCSHAAFKKCFWCASLLGMCVLLLAWANASTAANQTISQTRVLYVELDGGISPIQADLFDQAIETARDDNYELILVRLDTPGGLVSSTRTMIKCMLGSPVPFLVWVGPAGAHAASAGVFIVAASDLAGMSPQSTIGAASPVSMSGGDINGTMARKVQNDILSLLRSLARRKDRNYEWYAKAVEEADSITATEAVMDHVVEILADSPLDFLQQAGARGISTNQGDLRFTAESIDLIPYEPGFRYSFLAWLLHPQIAYFLFLGGIAGLFFEVSHPGAVFPGVVGGLFLLLALYALSILPTNAAGILLILFSLILLVLEVFITSYGLLSIAALLSLFIGSTILFKEGTGFVLPLSSILTTVLLLAGFVSVVLYLVGKAQLRKPRQGDKVLIGTAATVRSWNGAQGKVFLRGEIWNAVSKEPIFVSTGDIVQIIRVDGLTLTVEPKP, via the coding sequence ATGGCCAACTGCAGTCACGCCGCCTTCAAAAAATGCTTCTGGTGCGCTTCGCTACTCGGCATGTGCGTGTTGCTGCTCGCTTGGGCAAACGCCTCCACCGCTGCTAACCAAACCATATCGCAGACTCGCGTCCTCTACGTCGAGCTCGACGGCGGCATCAGCCCCATCCAGGCCGATCTCTTTGATCAGGCCATCGAAACCGCCAGAGACGACAACTACGAGCTGATTCTGGTGCGTCTGGACACGCCTGGCGGTCTGGTAAGCTCCACCCGGACGATGATCAAGTGCATGCTCGGCTCGCCGGTGCCTTTCCTGGTCTGGGTAGGACCGGCCGGAGCCCATGCCGCCAGCGCCGGCGTCTTTATCGTGGCCGCATCCGATCTCGCCGGCATGAGCCCGCAGTCCACTATCGGCGCCGCCTCACCTGTTTCCATGAGCGGCGGCGACATCAACGGCACCATGGCGCGCAAGGTCCAGAACGACATACTCAGCCTGCTGCGCAGCCTGGCCCGGCGCAAGGACCGCAATTACGAGTGGTACGCCAAGGCTGTCGAGGAGGCGGACTCCATCACGGCCACGGAAGCGGTGATGGACCACGTCGTGGAGATTCTGGCCGACAGCCCTCTGGACTTCCTGCAACAGGCTGGAGCGCGCGGAATCAGCACTAATCAAGGCGATCTCCGCTTTACCGCCGAGTCTATCGACCTCATTCCATACGAACCCGGCTTCCGCTACTCATTCCTTGCCTGGCTCTTGCATCCGCAAATTGCCTACTTCCTTTTTCTCGGCGGCATCGCCGGCCTGTTCTTCGAGGTCTCGCACCCAGGCGCTGTCTTCCCCGGCGTGGTGGGCGGCCTTTTCCTGCTGTTGGCGCTCTATGCGTTGTCCATCCTGCCAACCAACGCTGCCGGCATTCTGCTCATCCTTTTCTCGCTCATCCTGCTTGTGCTCGAAGTCTTCATAACGAGTTACGGACTGCTGAGCATCGCCGCCCTCCTCAGCCTGTTTATCGGCTCCACAATCCTCTTCAAGGAGGGCACGGGCTTTGTTTTGCCCCTTTCCTCCATCCTGACCACCGTACTGCTGCTGGCTGGCTTTGTAAGCGTGGTGCTGTACCTGGTGGGCAAGGCACAGCTCAGAAAACCACGCCAGGGGGACAAGGTGCTTATCGGCACCGCCGCCACTGTGCGGTCCTGGAACGGAGCACAAGGCAAGGTCTTCCTGCGCGGCGAGATATGGAACGCCGTCTCCAAGGAGCCCATATTCGTCTCAACTGGTGATATTGTTCAGATTATACGCGTGGATGGCCTCACGCTCACTGTCGAACCGAAGCCATAG
- a CDS encoding NAD-dependent epimerase, whose amino-acid sequence MRILVTGAAGFIGYHVCEYFLREGAEVVGIDNLNDYYDVALKQARLERLALYDSFIFRKIDMANGGDVLALFQEFSFTHVINLAAQAGVRHSITHPEDYVRSNLDGFFYILEGCRNSKELKHLVFASSSSVYGLNTLMPYSVRHNVDHPISLYAASKKSNELMAHTYSYLYGIPSTGLRFFTVYGPWGRPDMAIFLFVDKILRGDPIDVFNHGKMRRDFTYIDDIVEGVARVTKKPATPNPDWNGRSPDPASSPAPFKIFNIGNNNSVSLEDFIATIEECLGMQAQKNYLPLQPGDVPETYADIDDLFNHVGFRPHTDLTLGVSNFVSWFREYYGK is encoded by the coding sequence ATGCGCATTCTCGTCACCGGCGCCGCCGGTTTCATCGGCTACCACGTCTGCGAATACTTTCTGCGTGAAGGCGCCGAAGTGGTCGGCATAGATAACCTCAACGATTACTACGATGTCGCCTTGAAGCAGGCCCGTCTCGAACGCCTCGCTCTCTACGATTCCTTTATCTTTCGCAAAATCGACATGGCCAACGGTGGTGATGTGCTCGCCCTGTTCCAGGAGTTTTCGTTTACCCATGTCATAAACCTCGCTGCCCAGGCCGGCGTACGCCACAGCATCACCCATCCGGAGGACTATGTTCGCTCCAACCTGGATGGCTTTTTCTACATTCTGGAAGGCTGCCGCAACTCCAAGGAGCTGAAACATCTCGTATTCGCCTCGTCCAGCTCGGTCTATGGGCTGAACACGCTCATGCCGTACAGCGTGCGCCACAATGTGGACCACCCCATCAGCCTGTACGCGGCGTCCAAGAAATCCAACGAGCTGATGGCGCACACGTACAGCTACCTGTACGGCATTCCTTCCACCGGGCTTCGTTTCTTTACGGTGTACGGACCGTGGGGCCGGCCGGATATGGCTATTTTTCTCTTTGTGGACAAGATATTACGTGGCGATCCCATCGACGTTTTCAACCACGGCAAGATGCGCCGCGACTTTACGTATATCGATGACATTGTGGAGGGTGTGGCCCGGGTCACCAAAAAGCCGGCAACGCCCAACCCGGATTGGAACGGCCGGAGCCCCGATCCTGCTTCCAGCCCTGCGCCGTTCAAGATTTTCAACATCGGCAACAACAACAGCGTCAGCCTGGAAGATTTCATCGCAACCATCGAAGAATGTCTTGGCATGCAGGCGCAAAAGAACTATCTGCCGCTGCAGCCAGGCGATGTTCCCGAGACGTATGCGGACATTGATGATTTGTTCAACCATGTCGGCTTCCGGCCGCATACGGACTTGACCCTCGGGGTCTCGAATTTTGTTTCGTGGTTTCGAGAATACTACGGCAAATAA